From a single Brassica oleracea var. oleracea cultivar TO1000 chromosome C5, BOL, whole genome shotgun sequence genomic region:
- the LOC106294648 gene encoding uncharacterized protein LOC106294648 codes for MGGRNDEVGGDKDKEKEEEQDDMSVHSPCKALPSSASSLSKEQSQVELELTFLEALEIYPPVKLRGIHRHFVLYGLMEYLGRSFDRQFSADEVLQLLDRFYNVEMLKSDDEEIDILNHEEDFTLPPSYFDKEEQ; via the exons ATGGGTGGAAGAAATGACGAAGTTGGTGGAGATAAAGATAAAGAGAAAGAGGAAGAGCAGGACGATATGTCTGTACACTCTCCCTGTAAAGCCTTACCATCCTCCGCTTCTTCTCTCTCCAAG GAACAGTCACAGGTTGAATTGGAGCTCACGTTCTTAGAAGCTCTTGAAATCTATCCTCCCGTTAAACTCCGAG GGATACATCGCCACTTTGTTCTTTATGGTCTGATGGAGTATCTCGGCAGAAG CTTTGACCGACAGTTCTCAGCGGATGAGGTTCTGCAGCTACTGGATCGTTTCTACAACGTTGAGATGCTG AAATCTGATGATGAGGAGATTGACATTCTTAACCACGAGGAAGACTTTACCTTGCCGCCGAGTTACTTTGATAAGGAAGAACAATAA
- the LOC106344105 gene encoding ureide permease 5, with amino-acid sequence MMMMVSAGELGVYVVESKGGAIACITLSLLCLGTWPALLALLERRGRLPQHTYLDYSITNFFAAIFIAFVFGQIGESTPEEAPSFITQLTQIQDNWPLVLFALAGGVGLSIGNLATQYALAFVGLSVTEVTSASITVVIGTSVNYFLDNKLNRADVLFSGVACFLVAVCLGSAVHSSNSADVEAKFGKLSGDCKTVSQEEYCQRLFGGEEEEMENVKEGTAPFLIALENKRAIKVLGKSMVVGLSITFFAGLCFSLFSPLFNLATNDQWRTLEPGVPKLIVYTAFFYFSLSCFVIAVALNVTFLYKPVLDSPRSSFKGYLNDWNGRGWALLAGLICGFGNGLQFMGGQAAGYAAADAVQALPLVSTFWGIYLFGEYRRSSPRTYALLVGMLVMFAVAVGLLMASAGKRETR; translated from the exons ATGATGATGATGGTGTCTGCTGGCGAATTGGGAGTATACGTGGTGGAGAGCAAAGGAGGAGCAATAGCATGCATCACGCTTTCTCTCCTCTGCTTAGGCACTTGGCCTGCTCTGTTGGCTCTTCTTGAACGACGTGGCCGTCTCCCACAACACACTTATCTCGATTACTCCATCACTAACTTCTTCGCTGCTATCTTCATAGCCTTTGTGTTTGGTCAAATAGGCGAGAGTACACCAGAGGAGGCACCAAGTTTCATTACCCAACTCACTCAG ATTCAGGATAACTGGCCTTTGGTGTTGTTTGCATTGGCGGGTGGGGTGGGTTTAAGTATTGGGAACTTAGCTACTCAGTATGCTTTAGCTTTTGTTGGTCTGTCTGTTACAGAAGTCACATCCGCTAGCATCACAGTTGTTATAGGCACGAGTGTCAATTACTTTCTGGACAACAAGTTAAACCGAGCAGATGTTCTTTTCTCTGGTGTCGCATGCTTCTTGGTAGCCGTTTGTCTTGGCTCTGCTGTCCACTCTTCTAACTCTGCTGATGTAGAAGCCAAATTTGGAAAACTCTCAGGGGATTGTAAAACTGTGAGCCAAGAAGAGTACTGTCAGAGACTATTTGGAGGTGAAGAGGAGGAGATGGAGAATGTAAAAGAAGGAACCGCACCTTTTCTTATAGCACTTGAAAACAAAAGAGCAATCAAA GTGCTTGGAAAGAGCATGGTTGTTGGTCTATCAATAACCTTCTTCGCTGGCCTTTGTTTCTCACTCTTCTCGCCACTATTCAACCTTGCAACAAACGATCAATGGCGCACTCTAGAACCAGGCGTTCCCAAGTTGATTGTATACACTGCTTTCTTCTACTTCTCACTGTCCTGCTTCGTAATCGCCGTCGCTCTCAACGTTACTTTCTTGTACAAACCTGTACTAGATTCACCAAGATCTTCCTTTAAGGGTTACCTAAATGACTGGAACGGGAGAGGTTGGGCTCTTTTGGCTGGATTGATTTGTGGGTTTGGTAATGGTCTTCAGTTCATGGGTGGACAAGCTGCTGGATATGCAGCTGCAGATGCTGTGCAG GCACTTCCTTTGGTGTCAACATTTTGGGGGATATATCTGTTTGGGGAGTATAGGAGATCGTCTCCGAGAACATACGCTTTGCTTGTTGGGATGCTGGTCATGTTCGCTGTAGCTGTGGGGCTTCTCATGGCCTCGGCTGGGAAAAGAGAGACGCGGTGA
- the LOC106294647 gene encoding 14-3-3-like protein GF14 iota encodes MSSGTDKEREIFVYLAKLSEQAERYDEMVETMKKVAKVDSELTVEERNLLSVGYKNVIGARRASWRIMSSIEQKEESKGNESNVKTIKGYRQKVEDELANICQDILSIIDQHLIPHATSGEATVFYYKMKGDYYRYLAEFKTEQERKEASEQSLKGYEAATQAASTELPSTHPIRLGLALNFSVFYYEIMNSPERACHLAKQAFDEAIAELDTLSEESYKDSTLIMQLLRDNLTLWTSDLPEDGGEDNAKTDEPKKEEAKPAEATEN; translated from the exons ATGTCGTCAGGAACTGACAAAGAGAGAGAGATATTCGTCTACTTGGCTAAGCTCTCGGAACAAGCCGAGCGTTATGACG AGATGGTTGAGACGATGAAGAAAGTGGCGAAGGTGGACAGCGAGCTGACGGTTGAGGAGAGGAATCTGTTGTCAGTTGGATACAAGAACGTGATCGGAGCAAGACGTGCTTCCTGGAGGATAATGTCGTCGATCGAGCAGAAGGAAGAGTCCAAAGGCAACGAATCAAACGTGAAAACAATCAAGGGGTATCGCCAAAAGGTAGAGGACGAGCTCGCGAACATATGTCAAGACATTCTCAGCATCATTGATCAGCATCTCATCCCTCACGCTACCTCTGGAGAAGCCACCGTTTTCTATTACAAGAT GAAAGGAGATTATTACCGTTACTTGGCTGAGTTTAAGACCGAGCAAGAGAGGAAGGAGGCCTCTGAACAGTCTCTCAAAGGCTATGAG GCTGCAACACAAGCTGCAAGTACTGAGCTTCCTTCAACTCACCCGATTCGTCTTGGCCTTGCTCTTAACTTCTCTGTTTTCTACTATGAGATCATGAACTCTCCTGAAAG AGCTTGCCATTTGGCGAAGCAAGCCTTCGATGAGGCGATTGCGGAGTTGGATACTCTAAGCGAGGAGTCCTACAAGGACAGCACTTTGATCATGCAGCTCCTGAGAGACAACCTCACCCTCTGGACTTCTGATCTTCCTGAAGATGGAG GAGAAGACAACGCCAAGACTGATGAACCCAAGAAAGAAGAGGCTAAGCCTGCAGAAGCTACTGAG AACTGA
- the LOC106294643 gene encoding pentatricopeptide repeat-containing protein At1g26460, mitochondrial: MSSHLFLRSRISLLRTLKPNHHIRTISGTPSLYQDPQLATDHESTTLPPNPATGSPLYQENWRSPIPNSPSFSQSLVPMGFLNQAPAARIRALSETLDMISLLNMFADWTASQRWSDMKQLFEFWVRSLDKNGKPNKPDVNLYNHYLRANLMMGAAPSDMLDLVAMMDDFSVAPNTASYNLVLKAMHQAKETEVAEKLLNRMLISGKDESRPDDESYDLVIGMLYSNGENDKAMQLLDIALKSGYMLSTTVFSECVRSCVAKGRTDTLVSIIERCKSLDRNKSLCPSWILCTYMAEVATQEDNSKLAFYAFEFMYNWINRGEMARPSVLLSVDEGLVVSALATAARTCNPTLIDGSWMILKRSLRGKKAANPAAYVAKINAYASLGNLQKAFAALNEFENAYKDAEKEVKEEMLSPFTSLYPLVVACSKKGFETLDEVYFQLETLSKGDTPYKSVAALNCIVLGCANTWDLDRAYQTFDAISTSFGLTPNIDSYNALIYAFGKVKKTPEATRVYSHLVGEGVKPDARTFSLLVDAHLINRDPESALTVIDDMIKAGFEPSKETLKKLRRRCIRELDNENDDKVESLAKKFQIRMGSENRRNMLFNMDYSRVRA; encoded by the exons ATGTCTTCTCATCTCTTCCTCCGGTCTCGGATCTCTCTCCTCCGAACCCTCAAACCCAATCACCACATCAGAACCATTTCCGGTACGCCGTCCCTCTATCAAGATCCCCAGCTCGCAACCGATCACGAATCCACCACGCTCCCTCCAAATCCAGCAACAGGAAGCCCTCTCTACCAGGAGAACTGGCGGAGCCCGATCCCGAACTCGCCCTCCTTCAGCCAATCACTAGTCCCCATGGGATTCCTAAACCAAGCCCCCGCCGCCCGCATCAGAGCCCTCTCCGAGACCCTCGACATGATCTCGCTGCTCAACATGTTCGCCGACTGGACCGCGTCGCAGCGCTGGTCCGACATGAAGCAGCTATTCGAGTTCTGGGTCCGGTCGCTCGACAAGAACGGGAAGCCGAACAAGCCGGATGTCAACCTTTACAACCATTACCTTAGGGCTAATTTGATGATGGGCGCTGCACCTAGTGACATGCTCGATCTCGTTGCGATGATGGATGATTTCTCCGTGGCCCCTAATACGGCGTCGTATAATCTTGTCTTGAAGGCTATGCATCAGGCGAAAGAGACTGAGGTTGCGGAGAAGCTGCTTAACAG GATGCTGATATCAGGGAAGGATGAATCTCGTCCGGATGATGAATCATATGATTTGGTTATTGGAATGCTGTATTCTAATGGGGAGAATGACAAAGCCATGCAGCTTCTGGACATCGCACTAAAATCTGGTTACATGTTGTCCACCACTGTTTTTAGCGAATGTGTGCGTAGCTGTGTAGCCAAAGGTAGGACAGATACACTGGTCTCCATCATCGAGAGGTGTAAG TCTCTTGATCGGAACAAGTCCCTATGCCCTAGCTGGATACTCTGTACATACATGGCTGAAGTAGCAACTCAAGAGGACAATAGCAAATTAGCATTCTACGCGTTTGAGTTCATGTACAATTGGATCAATAGAGGAGAAATGGCTAGGCCCTCGGTTTTACTCTCTGTTGATGAAGGTTTGGTGGTGTCAGCTCTCGCAACCGCTGCTAGGACGTGCAATCCGACTTTAATAGATGGATCGTGGATGATTCTGAAACGGAGCCTGCGTGGGAAGAAGGCAGCCAACCCTGCGGCTTATGTTGCGAAGATAAATGCTTACGCATCGTTGGGAAACCTGCAGAAAGCTTTCGCCGCACTTAATGAGTTTGAAAACGCATACAAGGACGCTGAAAAGGAAGTTAAGGAGGAAATGCTTTCTCCTTTTACATCGTTGTACCCGCTGGTTGTGGCCTGTTCTAAGAAAGGTTTTGAGACATTGGATGAGGTATACTTCCAGCTGGAGACATTGAGTAAAGGTGATACTCCGTACAAGTCCGTTGCTGCTCTAAACTGTATAGTTCTTGGCTGCGCAAACACATGGGATCTGGATCGTGCTTACCAGACGTTTGATGCAATAAGTACTTCTTTTGGGCTGACTCCTAATATTGATTCGTACAATGCTTTAATATATGCATTTGGAAAGGTCAAGAAG ACTCCTGAGGCTACAAGAGTATACAGTCATCTAGTTGGGGAAGGTGTTAAGCCTGATGCCCGGACGTTTTCATTGCTGGTTGATGCTCATCTCATTAACCGGGATCCCGAATCAGCTCTGACGGTCATCGATGACATG ATCAAAGCTGGATTTGAACCTTCCAAGGAGACACTGAAGAAGCTGAGAAGGCGATGTATCAGGGAGCTAGACAACGAAAACGATGATAAGGTGGAGTCTTTGGCCAAGAAGTTTCAAATAAGGATGGGATCAGAGAACCGGAGGAACATGCTGTTCAACATGGATTACTCCAGGGTTCGCGCATAA
- the LOC106344057 gene encoding reticuline oxidase-like protein, translating to MKDTVSVLCLVLLVSVLEVAVAKPNSATFIKCLHDRTSPKNPITDAIFTPDNTSTFLSSYFSYTKNKRYSSPNQNLLAIVVAEHVSHVQATVVCAKTNGIQLRTRSGGHDLEALSYISSVPFVILDMHNLRSITIDVSRKKAWVQAGATLGELYVKIKDASKTLAFPAGVCPTVGAGGHISGGGYGNLIRKYGITVDHVVDALLVDVNGKLLNRATMGEDLFWAIRGGGGASFGVILSWKINLVEVPKIMTVFRVNKTLEQGGTDVLYKWQLVSTKFPEDLFIRAWPQVVNGTKRGERTIAVVFYAQFLGRADKLMALLNKNLPELGLKREDCHEMSWFETTLFWADYPEGTPPSVLLERPTNPIFFKSKSDYVKKPIPKEGFEKLWKKMFEFKHTVWMQMNTYGGVMDTIPANATAYPHRKGNMFKVQYSTTWLDASETETTLSLMRELYEVAEPYVSSNPREAFFNYRDIDIGSNPSGETDVDEAKIYGTKYFLGNLKRLMQVKAKYDPENFFKNEQSIPPVRFM from the coding sequence ATGAAGGATACAGTCTCTGTTTTGTGTCTTGTTCTTTTGGTTTCGGTTTTAGAAGTAGCAGTAGCGAAACCAAACTCTGCAACCTTCATCAAATGCCTTCACGATCGAACTAGTCCGAAGAATCCAATCACTGACGCCATCTTCACCCCCGATAACACCTCCACCTTCTTGTCTTCTTACTTTTCCTACACGAAAAACAAGAGGTACTCGAGCCCTAACCAAAACCTACTAGCCATCGTGGTGGCAGAACATGTATCTCATGTTCAAGCCACCGTGGTCTGCGCAAAGACCAACGGTATACAACTCCGTACCCGAAGTGGCGGTCATGACCTCGAAGCCCTTTCTTACATATCTTCTGTTCCATTTGTCATTCTTGATATGCACAATCTTAGGTCAATTACCATTGACGTGTCACGCAAGAAAGCTTGGGTTCAAGCTGGTGCCACCTTGGGAGAGCTCTACGTAAAGATCAAAGACGCAAGCAAAACGCTAGCGTTCCCAGCTGGCGTGTGCCCTACGGTGGGAGCAGGAGGACACATAAGCGGCGGAGGGTACGGTAATCTCATAAGAAAATATGGAATCACTGTGGATCATGTCGTTGATGCTCTATTAGTTGATGTCAACGGCAAGCTATTGAACCGAGCTACCATGGGAGAAGATCTCTTTTGGGCTATTCGTGGAGGTGGGGGTGCGAGCTTCGGAGTTATCCTCTCTTGGAAAATTAACCTCGTGGAAGTTCCAAAGATCATGACAGTGTTTAGGGTTAACAAAACATTGGAACAAGGAGGCACTGATGTTCTCTACAAGTGGCAGCTTGTCTCCACCAAGTTCCCTGAAGATCTTTTCATTAGAGCATGGCCTCAGGTTGTAAACGGAACAAAACGTGGCGAGAGAACCATCGCGGTTGTGTTCTACGCTCAGTTCTTGGGTCGTGCCGACAAGCTGATGGCGTTACTAAACAAGAACTTGCCTGAGTTAGGGCTAAAACGTGAAGATTGTCACGAAATGAGCTGGTTCGAAACGACGCTGTTTTGGGCTGATTACCCTGAAGGCACACCACCGAGTGTTCTTCTAGAAAGACCTACGAATCCAATCTTCTTCAAAAGCAAATCGGACTACGTCAAGAAACCAATACCTAAAGAAGGGTTCGAGAAGCTCTGGAAGAAAATGTTTGAATTCAAACACACAGTGTGGATGCAAATGAACACTTACGGTGGAGTGATGGACACGATTCCGGCCAACGCCACGGCGTATCCTCATCGGAAAGGAAACATGTTCAAGGTTCAATACTCTACGACATGGTTGGACGCAAGCGAGACAGAGACCACCCTTAGTCTGATGAGGGAGCTCTATGAGGTTGCGGAACCGTACGTGTCAAGTAACCCGAGAGAGGCGTTTTTTAATTACAGAGACATCGATATTGGAAGCAATCCTAGTGGTGAGACAGACGTGGATGAAGCTAAGATCTATGGTACCAAATATTTCTTGGGGAATTTGAAGAGATTGATGCAAGTAAAAGCAAAGTATGATCCTGAGAATTTCTTTAAGAACGAGCAGAGTATTCCTCCTGTTCGCTTCATGTAG